A region of Dioscorea cayenensis subsp. rotundata cultivar TDr96_F1 chromosome 5, TDr96_F1_v2_PseudoChromosome.rev07_lg8_w22 25.fasta, whole genome shotgun sequence DNA encodes the following proteins:
- the LOC120259984 gene encoding zinc finger MYM-type protein 1-like: protein MKIDYRSRLTTILDVVRILLVQGLAFRGHDESSSSKNKGNFLEILNWYAKRVEKVGNVINENAPGNNQLTSPLIQKQLVNACAAETTLAIINEIGDSNFSLIVDESLDKSIKEQMTVILKFVNKQGQVVERFLAIQHVADTSTFCLKVTLDELFARHGLSISKLRGQGYDGASNMRGEFNGLKTLILKENPFAFYIHCFAHQLQLVVVSVAKRKGKHQETNLAKAGDTRWGSHFTTLIHLLTMWESVLEVLQNVCQDGSIADQKGLASSLISKMESFEFVFVLHLMMKVLGITNELSNALQQKDQNIVNAMALINIVKDRIQDFRDNRWDELLEEVQSFCDRMYIPIPNMEDKIPVRGRSRREGQWITYYHHYHAEIFIAVIDLIAIEMNNRFTETTTELLACISCLDPRNSFSRFNHAKLLRLAEIYYDDFSIQDLQVLKEQLHTYIHDIRRCSDFVECDDLASLAVKLVESRKHLVFPLVYRLIELALILPVATTSVERSFSAMNIIKTDLRNKIGDEWLNDMMICYIER, encoded by the exons ATGAAGATCGATTATCGCTCTCGTCTAACAACTATTCTAGATGTCGTACGAATTCTTTTGGTACAAGGTCTTGCATTCCGTGGTCATGATGAGTCTTCAAGTTCTAAAAATAAGGGGAATTTTTTGGAGATACTCAATTGGTATGCAAAAAGGGTTGAGAAGGTTGGGaatgttattaatgaaaatgctcCTGGGAATAATCAATTAACTTCTCCATTAATTCAAAAACAGTTGGTGAATGCATGTGCTGCAGAGACAACGTTAgcaattattaatgaaattggTGACAGTAATTTCTCACTAATTGTTGATGAGTCTCTAGATAAATCAATAAAGGAGCAAATGACAGTCATTTTGAAGTTTGTGAACAAGCAAGGTCAGGTTGTTGAAAGATTTCTTGCGATTCAGCATGTAGCCGACACTTCAACATTTTGTCTAAAAGTAACTTTAGATGAATTATTTGCTCGTCATGgtttatcaatttcaaaattaagagGACAAGGGTATGATGGAGCCTCAAATATGAGAGGAGAATTTAATGGTCTGAAGACAttgattttaaaagaaaatccttTCGCGTTTTATATCCACTGCTTCGCCCACCAACTGCAATTAGTAGTTGTTTCTGTTGCCAAAA GAAAAGGAAAGCatcaagagacaaatcttgcAAAAGCAGGAGATACTCGTTGGGGTTCACATTTTACAACTTTGATTCATCTCTTGACAATGTGGGAATCAGTTTTAGAGGTTTTACAAAATGTTTGTCAAGATGGATCAATTGCAGATCAAAAAGGTTTGGCATCAAGCTTGATTAGTAAAATGGAGAGTTTTGAGTTTGTCTTTGTCTTGCATTTGATGATGAAAGTGTTGGGGATCACAAATGAATTATCAAATGCTTTGCAGCAGAAAGATCAAAATATTGTCAATGCCATGGCGTTAATTAATATTGTAAAAGATCGTATTCAAGATTTCAGGGATAACAGGTGGGATGAGTTATTAGAAGAGGTTCAAAGCTTCTGTGATAGAATGTATATTCCAATACCTAACATGGAAGATAAAATACCAGTTCGGGGTCGTTCTAGGCGTGAAGGGCAGTGGATtacttattatcatcattatcacGCAGAGATTTTTATTGCAGTTATTGATTTAATTGCCATTGAGATGAATAATCGGTTCACTGAGACAACTACAGAGTTGCTAGCTTGCATATCATGTCTTGATCCAAGAAACTCATTTTCCAGATTCAATCATGCCAAGCTACTTCGACTTGCAGAAATCtattatgatgatttttctaTACAAGATCTTCAAGTTCTAAAAGAGCAACTTCACACATACATTCATGATATTAGAAGATGTTCTGATTTTGTTGAATGTGATGATCTTGCAAGTCTTGCTGTGAAACTAGTTGAAAGTCGAAAGCATTTGGTATTTCCGTTGGTTTATCGCCTTATTGAATTGGCTTTGATCTTACCGGTGGCAACAACATCAGTTGAAAGATCTTTCTCGGCcatgaatatcatcaaaaccGATTTGCGCAATAAGATAGGAGATGAATGGTTGAATGATATGATGATATGCTATATCGAACGCTAA